The following are encoded in a window of Sminthopsis crassicaudata isolate SCR6 chromosome 5, ASM4859323v1, whole genome shotgun sequence genomic DNA:
- the PPARA gene encoding peroxisome proliferator-activated receptor alpha: MVDTESQICPLSPLDDDDLESPLSEEFLQEMGSIQDISPSIGDDSSGTFGFTDYHCLGSGPGSDGSVITDTLSPASSPSSVNYTPVVGSADDSSSATLNIECRICGDKASGYHYGVHACEGCKGFFRRTIRLKLAYDKCDRSCKIQKKNRNKCQYCRFQKCLSVGMSHNAIRFGRMPRSEKAKLKAEILTCEHEVEDSEIADLKSLAKRIYEAYLKNFNMNKIKARIILAGKASNNPPFVIHDMETLCMAEKTLVAKLVANGIQNKEAEVRIFHCCQCTSVETVTELTEFAKSIPGFANLDLNDQVTLLKYGVYEAIFAMLSSVMNKDGMLVAYGNGFITREFLKSLRKPFCDIMEPKFDFAMKFNALELDDSDISLFVAAIICCGDRPGLLNVGHIERMQESIVHVLQLHLQNNHPDDTFLFPKLLQKMADLRQLVTEHAQLVQVIKKTESDAALHPLLQEIYRDMY, encoded by the exons ATGGTGGACACCGAGAGCCAGATCTGCCCGCTCTCTCCACTGGATGATGACGATCTGGAAAGCCCGCTCTCTGAAGAGTTCCTCCAAGAGATGGGGAGCATCCAGGATATCTCCCCATCCATTGGGGATGACAGCTCCGGGACCTTCGGTTTCACAGACTATCATTGCTTGGGAAGTGGTCCAGGGTCTGACGGGTCTGTCATAACAG ACACCCTTTCACCGGCATCCAGCCCTTCATCTGTGAATTACACCCCAGTGGTGGGCAGCGCGGACGACTCCTCCAGTGCCACGTTAAACATCGAGTGCCGGATTTGTGGGGACAAAGCCTCTGGCTACCATTATGGGGTGCATGCCTGTGAAGGCTGTAAG GGCTTTTTCCGGAGGACCATTCGCCTTAAGTTGGCCTATGATAAGTGTGACCGCAGCtgtaaaattcaaaaaaagaatcgTAATAAGTGTCAATATTGCCGTTTCCAAAAGTGCCTTTCAGTTGGAATGTCACACAATG CCATCCGTTTTGGGAGAATGCCGAGGtctgaaaaagcaaaattaaaagcaGAGATTCTTACGTGTGAGCACGAGGTAGAAGACTCGGAGATTGCGGATCTGAAGTCTCTTGCCAAGCGTATTTATGAAGCCTACCTGAAAAACTTTAATATGAACAAGATCAAGGCCAGAATCATCCTGGCAGGGAAAGCCAGCAACAACCCA CCTTTTGTCATACATGACATGGAAACCCTGTGCATGGCAGAAAAGACATTAGTGGCCAAGCTGGTGGCCAATGGGATCCAGAATAAGGAAGCAGAGGTCCGGATATTCCACTGCTGCCAATGTACTTCCGTAGAGACTGTCACGGAGCTGACGGAGTTTGCTAAATCAATCCCTGGCTTCGCGAATCTAGACCTGAACGATCAGGTGACTTTGTTAAAATACGGGGTCTATGAAGCCATATTTGCAATGTTGTCATCAGTAATGAACAAAGATGGGATGTTAGTGGCCTATGGAAACGGTTTCATAACCCGCGAATTcctgaaaagtttaagaaaaccaTTTTGTGACATCATGGAACCTAAATTTGATTTTGCAATGAAATTCAATGCCTTGGAACTGGATGATAGCGACATTTCCCTTTTTGTGGCTGCTATAATTTGCTGTGGAG ATCGGCCGGGCCTCTTGAACGTGGGACACATTGAGAGAATGCAGGAGAGTATCGTGCACGTGCTCCAGCTTCACCTGCAGAACAACCATCCCGACGACACCTTCCTTTTCCCCAAGCTGCTGCAGAAGATGGCAGACCTTCGGCAGCTGGTCACGGAGCACGCGCAGCTGGTGCAGGTCATCAAAAAGACTGAGTCTGATGCTGCTCTGCATCCTTTGCTGCAAGAAATCTACAGGGATATGTATTAA